A genomic region of Porticoccaceae bacterium LTM1 contains the following coding sequences:
- a CDS encoding diaminopimelate decarboxylase, translated as MNDYEFECEYGSDPVRVCIENAIIAKAAVAKGLLTEESPVVGFVDTDAVSKTIADLHKAFPAHFTHFFAVKANGMLEVLKLLKREGMKCETASPGELQQALNAGFTGADIVFDEPAKTPSVIKKVLSLGATLHVDNFEELERVKVLLEGDQYSGEIGYRINPQVGSGVIKAMSTAGQHSKFGVPLDDPGNREQIINDYLSHPWLNTMHTHVGSQGCSFELIAEGIGKVVALAKEVNQRAGEQRIQSIDIGGGLRVNFYSDKVTPTFKQYADFLKKKVPELFTGEFRVKTEFGRAIMAKNGSILARVEYAKNSGGRHIATTHAGAQIAARTIFMPEAWPLRLSTFDANGECKTENVIEQDIAGPCCFAGDVVAHRRKLPKLESGDVIMLHDTGAYYFSNPFFYNSLPAPAVYGYRIGEGGEVELREFRPQQTVEQMMSVIG; from the coding sequence ATCGCAAAAGCGGCTGTTGCTAAAGGACTGTTGACGGAAGAGAGTCCGGTAGTAGGGTTTGTGGATACTGATGCAGTAAGTAAGACAATCGCTGATTTGCATAAGGCTTTCCCTGCACACTTTACCCACTTTTTTGCGGTGAAAGCCAATGGCATGCTTGAAGTGCTCAAGCTGTTGAAGCGCGAGGGTATGAAATGTGAAACAGCCAGTCCAGGTGAATTGCAACAGGCTCTTAATGCTGGATTTACCGGTGCGGATATTGTGTTTGACGAGCCCGCCAAAACACCTTCAGTGATCAAGAAGGTGTTGAGCCTTGGTGCGACCCTGCATGTTGATAATTTTGAGGAATTGGAGCGTGTAAAAGTCTTGCTTGAAGGCGATCAGTATTCCGGAGAGATCGGTTACCGAATTAACCCCCAAGTGGGCAGCGGTGTAATTAAAGCCATGAGCACCGCAGGCCAACACTCGAAATTCGGCGTACCTCTTGATGATCCCGGTAATCGTGAGCAAATCATCAATGATTACCTTTCACATCCCTGGCTTAATACCATGCACACTCACGTAGGTTCACAGGGTTGTTCTTTTGAACTGATAGCTGAAGGTATTGGGAAGGTGGTGGCGCTTGCCAAAGAGGTTAATCAACGAGCAGGAGAGCAGCGTATTCAATCCATCGATATAGGTGGTGGATTGCGAGTTAATTTTTACAGTGACAAGGTGACACCAACATTTAAACAGTATGCCGATTTTCTCAAAAAGAAAGTGCCGGAGCTGTTTACTGGTGAGTTTCGGGTAAAAACTGAATTCGGTCGTGCCATTATGGCGAAAAATGGCTCAATACTGGCGCGAGTAGAGTACGCAAAAAATAGTGGTGGAAGACATATTGCCACCACCCACGCGGGTGCCCAGATAGCTGCTCGAACTATATTTATGCCTGAAGCCTGGCCATTAAGGTTGTCAACTTTTGATGCCAATGGTGAATGCAAAACAGAGAATGTTATTGAGCAGGATATAGCTGGACCCTGCTGTTTCGCAGGTGATGTCGTTGCGCATCGCCGCAAGTTGCCCAAGCTTGAAAGTGGCGATGTAATTATGCTGCACGATACCGGGGCGTACTATTTTTCAAATCCCTTTTTCTACAACTCATTGCCTGCACCAGCCGTTTACGGCTATCGGATAGGTGAAGGCGGTGAGGTAGAGCTGCGCGAATTTCGTCCGCAGCAAACAGTGGAACAAATGATGTCAGTGATAGGGTGA